A part of Triplophysa dalaica isolate WHDGS20190420 chromosome 17, ASM1584641v1, whole genome shotgun sequence genomic DNA contains:
- the LOC130438777 gene encoding dual specificity protein phosphatase 13-like, with translation MEDSHHETPPIKELEKLLYGGKRSGNHLDEVWPNLFLGDMCVANDRFILWKLGITHVLNAAHGKMHCQGSREFYGLAVEYYGVPADDSPAFNLSVYFQPCADYIQEVLNCLEARILVHCAVGVSRSASLVLAYLMIHQHFSLLDAVKTIKQHRWIFPNRGFLKQLRALDAMLCRVRCSSKNCSHEESGGVK, from the exons ATGGAAGATTCTCATCATGAAACGCCCCCCATTAAAGAGCTGGAGAAATTACTGTATGGAGGGAAGAGAAGTGGAAATCACTTGGATGAAGTTTGGCCCAACCTGTTCCTGGGTGACAT GTGTGTAGCCAATGACCGGTTCATTCTGTGGAAGCTGGGCATCACTCACGTCCTGAACGCAGCCCATGGAAAGATGCACTGCCAGGGCAGCCGAGAGTTTTACGGATTAGCGGTCGAGTATTACGGAGTCCCAGCAGACGACTCGCCAGCATTCAACTTGTCTGTTTATTTCCAGCCTTGTGCTGATTATATTCAGGAGGTCCTCAACTGTTTGGAGG CACGGATTTTGGTTCACTGTGCCGTAGGTGTGAGTCGCTCCGCTTCTCTGGTTCTGGCCTATTTAATGATCCATCAGCACTTTTCTTTACTGGACGCCGTGAAAACCATCAAACAACATCGCTGGATTTTCCCAAACCGGGGCTTTCTCAAACAGCTACGGGCTCTTGATGCGATGCTGTGCCGTGTGA